In a genomic window of Columba livia isolate bColLiv1 breed racing homer chromosome 4, bColLiv1.pat.W.v2, whole genome shotgun sequence:
- the SH3D19 gene encoding SH3 domain-containing protein 19 isoform X2, producing MRSAAPPPPMAEAWRLEEDEEELRELGRRHRRVALGAAADRSERNKPDCRSSGQGPLSSIRAAIKRSSRTSSHTEQQRDRRRPEITIVAAEPLRQSSWFPGAGPVTPQGLGFPSASSHAQWRRNEHIPAELPPSYEQVIREINQVQVNTTNNNNAAAPRHTTTSATQTDFPEELISHLPGSNVKNSVPTHWESADHPGKSPLKPPRPAASLLNRSPSENENPLIVFEISEGQSCQENPNAVICPVPKPRSRSNLRPVIKNTESKIDNGEVTQSSTKRQQPPVQQSPLSDDSLLDSHLAMDSMSTEKSQNSIVSRIKVFESQGNNDTSGLSKKPEITPRSFPPRPITAKKPVVAPKPGVSRISGDWDAWTESKSTLSKELQPQPEVAGSSVVTKPELPKKPKPGLVKSSSSDLLDTRSGSAAESGNGQKKFPVPAPRPLVPKKSHYSENPALSLASLKPIPAPPRASVSAQEKVFRSLAESSPAATCSAPASLNKPDVEGDLISFDDDVLPLSPACIVKDSISSEAAADPFQFLTKSEPAKEQTAQPALARKPTVIRIPAKPGKPLNEISHSPPPLPAEKPIGNTSDITVGKSNSGDLVKKVELNPSEQGGVPQLEPVLSPRPVDGKIIPARPPPPKGAPGRPPPPKLSAAKTSSQKDALSRSTSNIIPDKKPSKFRLGPKRAKSQFFKNPDPTLPPRPKPGHPLYNKYTVRAEHPVPHGVAKEDCLPRNAGELSCKDSNHAPKVSDTSAPHAVVLHDFPAEHADDLDLHAGDIVCLLEKIDTEWYRGKCGNRTGIFPANFVKVVIDVPEESNRKKIPCSSRSIKGPRCVARFEFIGDQQDELSFSEGETIILKEYVNEEWAKGELRGMSGIFPLNFVEVIEDLPGAGTGAALKNKVEVSSSLPQNNRRSVEWCEALHDFTAETKDDLSFKKGDYIQILEQVDSEWYRGRLNEKEGIFPAVFVQTCSARVELSQSGGGKKGKAKALYDFHGENEDELSFKAGDTITELESVDEDWMSGEIQGKSGIFPKNFVQILKTP from the exons cCAAGGACCCTTGTCATCCATAAGAGCAGCAATCAAGAGAT CTTCTCGGACCTCTAGTCATACTGAACAGCAGAGGGATAGAAG GCGTCCTGAAATTACAATAGTTGCTGCTGAACCCCTCCGGCAATCCTCCTGGTTTCCAGGTGCAGGCCCTGTCACTCCTCAGGGATTAGGATTCCCTTCTGCTTCGTCTCATGCTCAGTGGAGGAGAAATGAGCATATTCCAGCTGAG CTTCCACCATCATATGAGCAGGTGATAAGAGAAATCAATCAAGTGCAAGTCAATACGACAAATAACAATAATGCTGCTGCTCCTAGACATACCACTACTTCTGCAACACAGACTGACTTTCCGGAGGAACTAATCAGCCATTTGCCAGGAAGTAATGTAAAAAACAGTGTGCCTACACACTGGGAATCTGCAGACCACCCAG GGAAGAGTCCTCTTAAACCTCCTAGGCCTGCAGCATCTCTCCTGAATAGGTCTCCTTCAGAAAATGAGAATCCATTAATAGTCTTTGAAATTTCAGAAGGTCAGAGCTGCCAAGAAAATCCCAATGCTGTGATATGTCCTGTGCCAAAGCCAAGATCAAGAAGCAATCTCAGACCTGTGAtcaaaaatactgaaagtaAGATAGACAATGGAGAAGTGACCCAGTCTTCCACAAAAAGGCAGCAACCTCCAGTTCAGCAGTCACCTCTCTCAGATGACAGCTTACTAGACAGTCACTTGGCAATGGACAGCATGAGTACAGAAAAGAGCCAAAATAGTATTGTTTCAAGGATCAAAGTTTTTGAATCCCAAGGAAATAATGATACCTCAGGATTATCAAAAAAGCCAGAAATTACCCCCCGTTCATTCCCCCCAAGACCTATTACTGCAAAGAAGCCAGTAGTTGCTCCAAAGCCAGGGGTAAGCAGAATTTCAGGAGACTGGGATGCATGGACAGAAAGCAAATCAACACTTTCCAAGGAATTGCAGCCTCAACCTGAAGTAGCTGGGAGCAGTGTTGTAACCAAACCTGAACTGCCAAAGAAGCCAAAACCAGGCCTTGTTAAAAGTAGTAGTAGTGATTTGCTTGACACAAGGAGTGGATCAGCTGCAGAGAGCGGCAATGGACAAAAGAAAtttcctgttcctgctccaagGCCTCTTGTTCCTAAAAAGTCACATTACTCAGAAAATCCTGCTCTTTCTTTGGCCTCACTAAAACCGATTCCTGCTCCCCCACGGGCTTCTGTATCTGCCCAAGAAAAGGTTTTCAGGTCTCTGGCGGAATCATCACCTGCAGCCACCTGCTCAGCACCTGCTTCGCTGAATAAACCAGATGTGGAAGGAGATCTGATCAGTTTTGATGATGATGTTTTGCCTCTAAGTCCAGCTTGTATAGTTAAAGATAGCATCAgttctgaagcagcagcag atCCATTTCAGTTCCTCACCAAAAGTGAACCTGCAAAGGAACAGACAGCTCAACCCGCTTTAGCCCGGAAACCCACTGTGATCCGAATCCCAGCTAAGCCTGGGAAAC CTTTAAATGAAATCTCACATAGCCCGCCACCACTTCCTGCTGAAAAGCCTATTGGGAACACCTCTGATATCACAGTGGGAAAATCCAACAGTGGTGACCTAGTGAAAAAAGTG GAGTTGAATCCTTCAGAACAGGGTGGGGTGCCTCAGCTAGAACCCGTCCTGTCCCCAAG GCCTGTGGATGGAAAAATTATACCTGCTCGACCTCCCCCACCTAAAGGTGCTCCTGGAAGGCCACCTCCACCAAAACTCTCTGCAGCCAAGACCTCCTCCCAGAAGGATGCTCTTTCACGATCTACTTCTAATATAATTCCTGATAAAAAACCCAGCAAGTTCAGGCTGGGACCCAAGAGAGCAAAAAGTCAATTCTTTAAAAATCCAGATCCAACATTACCTCCTAGACCTAAACCAGGTCATCCTCTCTACAATAAGTACACGGTGAGAGCTGAG CACCCTGTGCCTCATGGAGTTGCCAAGGAAGATTGTCTCCCCAGGAACGCTGGAGAGCTGTCCTGTAAG GATTCAAACCACGCTCCAAAAGTTTCTGACACAAGTGCGCCTCATGCTGTAGTCCTGCATGATTTTCCTGCAG AGCATGCTGATGACTTGGACCTTCATGCTGGAGACATCGTTTGTCTTTTGGAGAAAATTGATACCGAGTGGTACAGAGGAAAATGTGGGAATCGCACAGGGATATTTCCTGCCAACTTTGTTAAAGTAGTT ATTGATGTTCCAGAagaaagcaacaggaaaaaaataccctgtTCATCACGATCTATCAA AGGTCCAAGATGTGTAGCAAGATTTGAGTTTATTGGAGACCAGCAAGATGAGCTCAGTTTTTCAGAAGGTGAAACTATCATCCTTAAAGAATATGTAAATGAAGAGTGGGCCAAAGGAGAGCTCAGAGGCATGTCTGGAATTTTCCCCTTGAACTTTGTAGAAGTAATTGAAGATCTGCCTGGAGCAG GTACAGGAGCAGCACTGAAGAACAAGGTGGaggtttcttcttcccttcctcag AACAACAGACGCTCAGTAGAGTGGTGTGAAGCGCTTCATGATTTTACAGCAGAAACCAAAGATGATTTATCCTTCAAAAAGGGAGACTACATCCAAATACTGGAGCAAGTAGATTCAGAGTGGTATAGAGGAAGACTGAATGAAAAGGAAGGGAttttcccagcagtttttgttCAGACCTGCTCAG CCAGGGTAGAGCTGTCACAGTctggaggagggaagaaaggaaaagccaaaGCTCTTTATGATTTTCatggagaaaatgaagatgaGCTTTCCTTCAAA GCAGGTGATACAATAACAGAGCTGGAATCTGTAGACGAGGACTGGATGAGTGGAGAGATACAAGGAAAGTCTGGGATATTTCCCAAGAACTttgttcagattttaaaaacaccGTGA
- the SH3D19 gene encoding SH3 domain-containing protein 19 isoform X4 gives MRSAAPPPPMAEAWRLEEDEEELRELGRRHRRVALGAAADRSERNKPDCRSSGQGPLSSIRAAIKRSSRTSSHTEQQRDRRRPEITIVAAEPLRQSSWFPGAGPVTPQGLGFPSASSHAQWRRNEHIPAELPPSYEQVIREINQVQVNTTNNNNAAAPRHTTTSATQTDFPEELISHLPGSNVKNSVPTHWESADHPGKSPLKPPRPAASLLNRSPSENENPLIVFEISEGQSCQENPNAVICPVPKPRSRSNLRPVIKNTESKIDNGEVTQSSTKRQQPPVQQSPLSDDSLLDSHLAMDSMSTEKSQNSIVSRIKVFESQGNNDTSGLSKKPEITPRSFPPRPITAKKPVVAPKPGVSRISGDWDAWTESKSTLSKELQPQPEVAGSSVVTKPELPKKPKPGLVKSSSSDLLDTRSGSAAESGNGQKKFPVPAPRPLVPKKSHYSENPALSLASLKPIPAPPRASVSAQEKVFRSLAESSPAATCSAPASLNKPDVEGDLISFDDDVLPLSPACIVKDSISSEAAADPFQFLTKSEPAKEQTAQPALARKPTVIRIPAKPGKPLNEISHSPPPLPAEKPIGNTSDITVGKSNSGDLVKKVELNPSEQGGVPQLEPVLSPRPVDGKIIPARPPPPKGAPGRPPPPKLSAAKTSSQKDALSRSTSNIIPDKKPSKFRLGPKRAKSQFFKNPDPTLPPRPKPGHPLYNKYTHPVPHGVAKEDCLPRNAGELSCKDSNHAPKVSDTSAPHAVVLHDFPAEHADDLDLHAGDIVCLLEKIDTEWYRGKCGNRTGIFPANFVKVVIDVPEESNRKKIPCSSRSIKGPRCVARFEFIGDQQDELSFSEGETIILKEYVNEEWAKGELRGMSGIFPLNFVEVIEDLPGAGTGAALKNKVEVSSSLPQNNRRSVEWCEALHDFTAETKDDLSFKKGDYIQILEQVDSEWYRGRLNEKEGIFPAVFVQTCSARVELSQSGGGKKGKAKALYDFHGENEDELSFKAGDTITELESVDEDWMSGEIQGKSGIFPKNFVQILKTP, from the exons cCAAGGACCCTTGTCATCCATAAGAGCAGCAATCAAGAGAT CTTCTCGGACCTCTAGTCATACTGAACAGCAGAGGGATAGAAG GCGTCCTGAAATTACAATAGTTGCTGCTGAACCCCTCCGGCAATCCTCCTGGTTTCCAGGTGCAGGCCCTGTCACTCCTCAGGGATTAGGATTCCCTTCTGCTTCGTCTCATGCTCAGTGGAGGAGAAATGAGCATATTCCAGCTGAG CTTCCACCATCATATGAGCAGGTGATAAGAGAAATCAATCAAGTGCAAGTCAATACGACAAATAACAATAATGCTGCTGCTCCTAGACATACCACTACTTCTGCAACACAGACTGACTTTCCGGAGGAACTAATCAGCCATTTGCCAGGAAGTAATGTAAAAAACAGTGTGCCTACACACTGGGAATCTGCAGACCACCCAG GGAAGAGTCCTCTTAAACCTCCTAGGCCTGCAGCATCTCTCCTGAATAGGTCTCCTTCAGAAAATGAGAATCCATTAATAGTCTTTGAAATTTCAGAAGGTCAGAGCTGCCAAGAAAATCCCAATGCTGTGATATGTCCTGTGCCAAAGCCAAGATCAAGAAGCAATCTCAGACCTGTGAtcaaaaatactgaaagtaAGATAGACAATGGAGAAGTGACCCAGTCTTCCACAAAAAGGCAGCAACCTCCAGTTCAGCAGTCACCTCTCTCAGATGACAGCTTACTAGACAGTCACTTGGCAATGGACAGCATGAGTACAGAAAAGAGCCAAAATAGTATTGTTTCAAGGATCAAAGTTTTTGAATCCCAAGGAAATAATGATACCTCAGGATTATCAAAAAAGCCAGAAATTACCCCCCGTTCATTCCCCCCAAGACCTATTACTGCAAAGAAGCCAGTAGTTGCTCCAAAGCCAGGGGTAAGCAGAATTTCAGGAGACTGGGATGCATGGACAGAAAGCAAATCAACACTTTCCAAGGAATTGCAGCCTCAACCTGAAGTAGCTGGGAGCAGTGTTGTAACCAAACCTGAACTGCCAAAGAAGCCAAAACCAGGCCTTGTTAAAAGTAGTAGTAGTGATTTGCTTGACACAAGGAGTGGATCAGCTGCAGAGAGCGGCAATGGACAAAAGAAAtttcctgttcctgctccaagGCCTCTTGTTCCTAAAAAGTCACATTACTCAGAAAATCCTGCTCTTTCTTTGGCCTCACTAAAACCGATTCCTGCTCCCCCACGGGCTTCTGTATCTGCCCAAGAAAAGGTTTTCAGGTCTCTGGCGGAATCATCACCTGCAGCCACCTGCTCAGCACCTGCTTCGCTGAATAAACCAGATGTGGAAGGAGATCTGATCAGTTTTGATGATGATGTTTTGCCTCTAAGTCCAGCTTGTATAGTTAAAGATAGCATCAgttctgaagcagcagcag atCCATTTCAGTTCCTCACCAAAAGTGAACCTGCAAAGGAACAGACAGCTCAACCCGCTTTAGCCCGGAAACCCACTGTGATCCGAATCCCAGCTAAGCCTGGGAAAC CTTTAAATGAAATCTCACATAGCCCGCCACCACTTCCTGCTGAAAAGCCTATTGGGAACACCTCTGATATCACAGTGGGAAAATCCAACAGTGGTGACCTAGTGAAAAAAGTG GAGTTGAATCCTTCAGAACAGGGTGGGGTGCCTCAGCTAGAACCCGTCCTGTCCCCAAG GCCTGTGGATGGAAAAATTATACCTGCTCGACCTCCCCCACCTAAAGGTGCTCCTGGAAGGCCACCTCCACCAAAACTCTCTGCAGCCAAGACCTCCTCCCAGAAGGATGCTCTTTCACGATCTACTTCTAATATAATTCCTGATAAAAAACCCAGCAAGTTCAGGCTGGGACCCAAGAGAGCAAAAAGTCAATTCTTTAAAAATCCAGATCCAACATTACCTCCTAGACCTAAACCAGGTCATCCTCTCTACAATAAGTACACG CACCCTGTGCCTCATGGAGTTGCCAAGGAAGATTGTCTCCCCAGGAACGCTGGAGAGCTGTCCTGTAAG GATTCAAACCACGCTCCAAAAGTTTCTGACACAAGTGCGCCTCATGCTGTAGTCCTGCATGATTTTCCTGCAG AGCATGCTGATGACTTGGACCTTCATGCTGGAGACATCGTTTGTCTTTTGGAGAAAATTGATACCGAGTGGTACAGAGGAAAATGTGGGAATCGCACAGGGATATTTCCTGCCAACTTTGTTAAAGTAGTT ATTGATGTTCCAGAagaaagcaacaggaaaaaaataccctgtTCATCACGATCTATCAA AGGTCCAAGATGTGTAGCAAGATTTGAGTTTATTGGAGACCAGCAAGATGAGCTCAGTTTTTCAGAAGGTGAAACTATCATCCTTAAAGAATATGTAAATGAAGAGTGGGCCAAAGGAGAGCTCAGAGGCATGTCTGGAATTTTCCCCTTGAACTTTGTAGAAGTAATTGAAGATCTGCCTGGAGCAG GTACAGGAGCAGCACTGAAGAACAAGGTGGaggtttcttcttcccttcctcag AACAACAGACGCTCAGTAGAGTGGTGTGAAGCGCTTCATGATTTTACAGCAGAAACCAAAGATGATTTATCCTTCAAAAAGGGAGACTACATCCAAATACTGGAGCAAGTAGATTCAGAGTGGTATAGAGGAAGACTGAATGAAAAGGAAGGGAttttcccagcagtttttgttCAGACCTGCTCAG CCAGGGTAGAGCTGTCACAGTctggaggagggaagaaaggaaaagccaaaGCTCTTTATGATTTTCatggagaaaatgaagatgaGCTTTCCTTCAAA GCAGGTGATACAATAACAGAGCTGGAATCTGTAGACGAGGACTGGATGAGTGGAGAGATACAAGGAAAGTCTGGGATATTTCCCAAGAACTttgttcagattttaaaaacaccGTGA
- the SH3D19 gene encoding SH3 domain-containing protein 19 isoform X8: MPALLLVQPLDRSERNKPDCRSSGQGPLSSIRAAIKRSSRTSSHTEQQRDRRRPEITIVAAEPLRQSSWFPGAGPVTPQGLGFPSASSHAQWRRNEHIPAELPPSYEQVIREINQVQVNTTNNNNAAAPRHTTTSATQTDFPEELISHLPGSNVKNSVPTHWESADHPAGKSPLKPPRPAASLLNRSPSENENPLIVFEISEGQSCQENPNAVICPVPKPRSRSNLRPVIKNTESKIDNGEVTQSSTKRQQPPVQQSPLSDDSLLDSHLAMDSMSTEKSQNSIVSRIKVFESQGNNDTSGLSKKPEITPRSFPPRPITAKKPVVAPKPGVSRISGDWDAWTESKSTLSKELQPQPEVAGSSVVTKPELPKKPKPGLVKSSSSDLLDTRSGSAAESGNGQKKFPVPAPRPLVPKKSHYSENPALSLASLKPIPAPPRASVSAQEKVFRSLAESSPAATCSAPASLNKPDVEGDLISFDDDVLPLSPACIVKDSISSEAAADPFQFLTKSEPAKEQTAQPALARKPTVIRIPAKPGKPLNEISHSPPPLPAEKPIGNTSDITVGKSNSGDLVKKVELNPSEQGGVPQLEPVLSPRPVDGKIIPARPPPPKGAPGRPPPPKLSAAKTSSQKDALSRSTSNIIPDKKPSKFRLGPKRAKSQFFKNPDPTLPPRPKPGHPLYNKYTVRAEHPVPHGVAKEDCLPRNAGELSCKDSNHAPKVSDTSAPHAVVLHDFPAEHADDLDLHAGDIVCLLEKIDTEWYRGKCGNRTGIFPANFVKVVIDVPEESNRKKIPCSSRSIKGPRCVARFEFIGDQQDELSFSEGETIILKEYVNEEWAKGELRGMSGIFPLNFVEVIEDLPGAGTGAALKNKVEVSSSLPQNNRRSVEWCEALHDFTAETKDDLSFKKGDYIQILEQVDSEWYRGRLNEKEGIFPAVFVQTCSARVELSQSGGGKKGKAKALYDFHGENEDELSFKAGDTITELESVDEDWMSGEIQGKSGIFPKNFVQILKTP; the protein is encoded by the exons cCAAGGACCCTTGTCATCCATAAGAGCAGCAATCAAGAGAT CTTCTCGGACCTCTAGTCATACTGAACAGCAGAGGGATAGAAG GCGTCCTGAAATTACAATAGTTGCTGCTGAACCCCTCCGGCAATCCTCCTGGTTTCCAGGTGCAGGCCCTGTCACTCCTCAGGGATTAGGATTCCCTTCTGCTTCGTCTCATGCTCAGTGGAGGAGAAATGAGCATATTCCAGCTGAG CTTCCACCATCATATGAGCAGGTGATAAGAGAAATCAATCAAGTGCAAGTCAATACGACAAATAACAATAATGCTGCTGCTCCTAGACATACCACTACTTCTGCAACACAGACTGACTTTCCGGAGGAACTAATCAGCCATTTGCCAGGAAGTAATGTAAAAAACAGTGTGCCTACACACTGGGAATCTGCAGACCACCCAG caGGGAAGAGTCCTCTTAAACCTCCTAGGCCTGCAGCATCTCTCCTGAATAGGTCTCCTTCAGAAAATGAGAATCCATTAATAGTCTTTGAAATTTCAGAAGGTCAGAGCTGCCAAGAAAATCCCAATGCTGTGATATGTCCTGTGCCAAAGCCAAGATCAAGAAGCAATCTCAGACCTGTGAtcaaaaatactgaaagtaAGATAGACAATGGAGAAGTGACCCAGTCTTCCACAAAAAGGCAGCAACCTCCAGTTCAGCAGTCACCTCTCTCAGATGACAGCTTACTAGACAGTCACTTGGCAATGGACAGCATGAGTACAGAAAAGAGCCAAAATAGTATTGTTTCAAGGATCAAAGTTTTTGAATCCCAAGGAAATAATGATACCTCAGGATTATCAAAAAAGCCAGAAATTACCCCCCGTTCATTCCCCCCAAGACCTATTACTGCAAAGAAGCCAGTAGTTGCTCCAAAGCCAGGGGTAAGCAGAATTTCAGGAGACTGGGATGCATGGACAGAAAGCAAATCAACACTTTCCAAGGAATTGCAGCCTCAACCTGAAGTAGCTGGGAGCAGTGTTGTAACCAAACCTGAACTGCCAAAGAAGCCAAAACCAGGCCTTGTTAAAAGTAGTAGTAGTGATTTGCTTGACACAAGGAGTGGATCAGCTGCAGAGAGCGGCAATGGACAAAAGAAAtttcctgttcctgctccaagGCCTCTTGTTCCTAAAAAGTCACATTACTCAGAAAATCCTGCTCTTTCTTTGGCCTCACTAAAACCGATTCCTGCTCCCCCACGGGCTTCTGTATCTGCCCAAGAAAAGGTTTTCAGGTCTCTGGCGGAATCATCACCTGCAGCCACCTGCTCAGCACCTGCTTCGCTGAATAAACCAGATGTGGAAGGAGATCTGATCAGTTTTGATGATGATGTTTTGCCTCTAAGTCCAGCTTGTATAGTTAAAGATAGCATCAgttctgaagcagcagcag atCCATTTCAGTTCCTCACCAAAAGTGAACCTGCAAAGGAACAGACAGCTCAACCCGCTTTAGCCCGGAAACCCACTGTGATCCGAATCCCAGCTAAGCCTGGGAAAC CTTTAAATGAAATCTCACATAGCCCGCCACCACTTCCTGCTGAAAAGCCTATTGGGAACACCTCTGATATCACAGTGGGAAAATCCAACAGTGGTGACCTAGTGAAAAAAGTG GAGTTGAATCCTTCAGAACAGGGTGGGGTGCCTCAGCTAGAACCCGTCCTGTCCCCAAG GCCTGTGGATGGAAAAATTATACCTGCTCGACCTCCCCCACCTAAAGGTGCTCCTGGAAGGCCACCTCCACCAAAACTCTCTGCAGCCAAGACCTCCTCCCAGAAGGATGCTCTTTCACGATCTACTTCTAATATAATTCCTGATAAAAAACCCAGCAAGTTCAGGCTGGGACCCAAGAGAGCAAAAAGTCAATTCTTTAAAAATCCAGATCCAACATTACCTCCTAGACCTAAACCAGGTCATCCTCTCTACAATAAGTACACGGTGAGAGCTGAG CACCCTGTGCCTCATGGAGTTGCCAAGGAAGATTGTCTCCCCAGGAACGCTGGAGAGCTGTCCTGTAAG GATTCAAACCACGCTCCAAAAGTTTCTGACACAAGTGCGCCTCATGCTGTAGTCCTGCATGATTTTCCTGCAG AGCATGCTGATGACTTGGACCTTCATGCTGGAGACATCGTTTGTCTTTTGGAGAAAATTGATACCGAGTGGTACAGAGGAAAATGTGGGAATCGCACAGGGATATTTCCTGCCAACTTTGTTAAAGTAGTT ATTGATGTTCCAGAagaaagcaacaggaaaaaaataccctgtTCATCACGATCTATCAA AGGTCCAAGATGTGTAGCAAGATTTGAGTTTATTGGAGACCAGCAAGATGAGCTCAGTTTTTCAGAAGGTGAAACTATCATCCTTAAAGAATATGTAAATGAAGAGTGGGCCAAAGGAGAGCTCAGAGGCATGTCTGGAATTTTCCCCTTGAACTTTGTAGAAGTAATTGAAGATCTGCCTGGAGCAG GTACAGGAGCAGCACTGAAGAACAAGGTGGaggtttcttcttcccttcctcag AACAACAGACGCTCAGTAGAGTGGTGTGAAGCGCTTCATGATTTTACAGCAGAAACCAAAGATGATTTATCCTTCAAAAAGGGAGACTACATCCAAATACTGGAGCAAGTAGATTCAGAGTGGTATAGAGGAAGACTGAATGAAAAGGAAGGGAttttcccagcagtttttgttCAGACCTGCTCAG CCAGGGTAGAGCTGTCACAGTctggaggagggaagaaaggaaaagccaaaGCTCTTTATGATTTTCatggagaaaatgaagatgaGCTTTCCTTCAAA GCAGGTGATACAATAACAGAGCTGGAATCTGTAGACGAGGACTGGATGAGTGGAGAGATACAAGGAAAGTCTGGGATATTTCCCAAGAACTttgttcagattttaaaaacaccGTGA